The sequence ACCGGTATTGGTGCGTTCAGTCGACACATGATTGTGGCTCATGGTGGTTTATCTACTCCGTCCATATTTATTCTTTTAAGTCTCATTTGGAGTGTATGATTTTTAAATGAATCTGGAAAAAATTACAGGAAACGATATAACTCCAATAAAAATTATGTCAAAATCAGTGTTAGAAATGAAGCCTTAAAGTGATCCAAGGTTTGTGTTTCATGCGTGCCACTGGTCCAAAATAAATCTCATATTTTGAGTCTCGGCCTTCCAAAATTTTACAACTAACATAAAAAAGGATAACTATGCATTTACGTGAACCAATATCCTTAAATGTACCATCAAAAAGGACTTCTACATCATTAcattttcataaatttcagcaaccATCTAATGAGAAAAGATAATAATCAATACGTTTTCATTGGAGACAATGCTCAAAACATTAAGTAACAACTGGAATGTGTACTCATCTTTTTAAGTTTATGGAAGTACGGATTGAGATGCCCCCACTCGAACTTTTTTTGTAAAACCTGGAGTGCAATACACATTGCATACTATGTACTTTTTGTATACTATGATGACCGATGGATGTTGGAAAATgtatatgaaaatgataatcAGCTATACATGAACCGTGCCGattcttctagtttttctcttacCACATGGGTATTTAGCCCGTAGGTTTCAATCCAAACAGTACGTACACTCTAAATGACAAGGAAAATGGAGATTTCTAATAGCGAAGTCTATGAAGTTCACATAAACATATATACGAGATTCTTATTCATTTAATTTTCTGGCGGTCCTTTCGTAGCTTTTGCAAAAGCGAATCCACAAGATTCCAAAGCATAACTATGATAAGTGTGTGCGTGTTTCATGTCGATATTTGCGTCCATGAACTTCATATACTTGTTCATTGACATATCTAATCTGATATTTTCTCCATCATTCTTGCAGTCACCGCACTTGTTAGTGACTCCATGAACTCTGAATCGTTCTTCAGCAAATTCACCAGCTTGTCCACCAAAACCTTTCGAAACTCCGGCGTAACAATCTCCCCAACAACCACCTCCGCGCCCGATCCTAGCCCTTGGTTCGTCAGACCAAGGGTGATCGTCCGGCCCAACGAGTTGATGGAGATGGAGCACGGCAGTGACCTAGCATGTCGTTGGCTCGTCGACGAGTCGCTGATAAATTCACTCTGGGCACATTGGGAGTGGTTGTGTTCGCCCTCGTAGGTCGCCACTAGCATTGACTTGTCCTCTGCACTCCTCTGCACCTGCATTTTTTACATGATAAAAAATTCAGCAAAACTGCCGGTTTCACAAGATAAAAAGATTAAGcaaaattacatgcatgcaaatttgcaaaaaaaaagagagggagaattTGTTTCTTTACCTTCTTCTTGACGGGGCAGGAAGGAGCGTATGCGCACCGGAAGTAGGCTCTCGGGTAGGGGTTGTCCCGCGTCACCTTCTGCCCGTACTTGCGCCACTGGTACCCGTCCTTCACGAGGTTGGCGTCGGCGTCCGACGGCTCAGCGCGCACGCAGACCGTCCTTACCCTGGGCCGCGGCTCCGCCGTCACGCCGGTGGCAGCCACTTCCGTCTCCACATTGCCGTTGCAGCTCGGCACCGGCGACGTGGTGAGAGCCCGCAGTTGGGGACGGTCGGCGAGTAGTGCGTCGACCGCGGCGGCCAGCCTCCTGTTCTCCTCGCTCACCCGCCTCAGCTTCTCTTCAAGACTCTCTGCCTGGTTCAGGCATGGACACACAAACGGACCAGAAGTCAGCAACTGCAGATACGCAACATGGATCGAAACAACCGTGCATCGGTGATCGGCAGGTGAAGATTGACTCACCGGCGGGGGCGGGGACGGGGACCGGCCGAAGAGCAGCAGGAGCGCGGCACTCCCGGTGGGAGACGAGCACTGGCCGTTGTCCATGGCCACAACCACTGCAGGTACCTAACAGCCAGGGTGTTACAGGGCACGTCGCCAGCAGCGGTCTCCGAACACGTGAACCTTGTGCGAGGACGTTGAGGGACATGCAGACATGCTATGTAGGGAAGACGATTTGCCTTTTGCATTGACTCGAGCACTTGACCCACCGATCCCCCGGCAAATCTGCTCGTTGCTCGTCACCATGTTGCCGTCAGTTTATGACGTGTTTCGCCTGCGTCAAAACCAAGCGCTCTTATGATGAACTCCAGAGAGAAGACTAGGTCGTCTTGCTGTTCAATCCGATGAGTTAAGCTTCTCGACTTTTCTCCGCTTCCTTGTGTTTAATTATTTCCTGTGTAATTTCCTCGTTTCACGATCCGGATTCGTAGGCTGTTTGCACCGGTGCGGCACGCGATCACTAGTATTTTAGTTTGACTGAAAATCGACTCCTCTGTGCATGTCAACTTAATCAACTAACAGTGTGGAAGTCCGCGGCCGCGGAGGTTTTGGCGGTTGCAGCTTATTTGAAAACGCCAGGCAGGTGGTGTGTGGTAAGATCAATTCACTTGCCTTTATTCCATGGAGGTAAATAAAATTATCCTGACCTTCTCTCGCCATTAGCGTACGTCCATTTGTATACTCTATCTTCTGGAGCATGGATGCGACGAAGAAGAAAAACGAACGGATTAACGTcgtgttattttttatttttaggaaGACGTCGTGTTATTTCCGAGATGTAGAGTATTCAACTGACGGCCCAGTGTTTGCGGGTAGCGGACTGCACCCTATGTATGAGACCCAGATTTCGGCCGAAAGAGGATCGCGACTGAGATTTTAGCACAAAAGAATGTAGGCCGGAAAGTCGATCCAGCGGCTGACGTCCATTATCCTTTGTCAGGGGCGTAAGCCGACAGCCCAGTGCCGAGGTCGATGCATGCGGCCCGTGCTTGGCCCATGGGGCAACACCGATGCCAACAGCTGCCggaggagttttttttatttttatattttttcattaaaaatttaaataaatatatttctcGTTACAATAATTAAAAAACAGACGTCTGCATCCCCTTGAGAGGGTTGCAGCTCTCTGAGAGAACGTTTAGACTTCGTTACCGCCACTTGAGAGGGCGGGTAGCCTAACcgcccctcagagggcgggtacagCCTTCTCGCCCGCACCGaccctaccgccctctcagggagcGGTAAGGAGGCTGCCCGCCCACCTCCCCCCTTCTCTATAAAAGGGTTAAAATTGAGGGGAAATCCTCATTTAatccgaaaaaagagaaagctctGAAGAGCGAGGAgaatagaggagaggaagagagcgcggcgaaaccctgctgcatttgatccgTGGATTTGAAGATCATTTTTCGGTAATTTTTTGTATACTTTTATTATTGTTAATAAGTACAGAAGCACCGTATGATATAGagtttagacatgtatgacctaggatTTAGAAAATGCTATATTTAGTAGAATATTATCAATATTGCTTACGACATGGTAGTATAGCAATTAAATacagaatattatttgtagtatggtagttttgaatatgtagattgtacagagtaataattgtagggtagcaTTGTGTGACATATGAATTAGTACTGTATGACGTAGGGTTTAACGGTATGACCTAGGATttaggtttagaaaatgctagtatactgtgaatattaattccgatatggtaggatagctattaaatgtagattgtatagagtaatatttgtaggtaagtttggttaagggtattattgaagaacctattgttaggtatgaatcggtgtcggtaatatTTTTAGTTCCGATActcagaaatatagttcgtcggtcttaacattggttatatttgcggatgttttcagggatggcagataaattaatttttcagatatattatggtgaaggtgaaattaggtatggtCATAACGGtatagatctgtctggattttatcatgtcatgaagggtcttagtaaagctaatgagaggaccattgcgggtgtgtgcaagtggctgatgcggttTTTCTAACTGGATCCGCAACAACAGGATcttaagctgaaagctgtcctgagCTGTGCTAGTCAGGGATACTTTGACGAGCTTATTCCGATcaaagccacatcaacttggaggcagtatatagatatatcttgtgaacgtggcatgcttctgattttgttagctgaggtgtACAAAAACATCAAACAGATGTAAACTCTacggaagcagtagcgggaccaagtgaggcagtggaagatgaatcagacccggtAAATATCAGGACCAGGGCAAATGTtggggatattcctgagatACAACTGATAGGTGTAGCCAATaagggggagcatatccctagtataattgaagagatggagttggaggatcaagagctagaGGAAGCTGTTGCCGATGGAGATTCATCtaacgaggagggtaatgctccagtgcctacagagtggagggatcatgaattttcaaagctggtggttagcgaggctgatcggacaccgtggtagtaccctacaaaggaggctaTTATTGATGTAGTTAAATTCTGGTCATTGTCTCTTTGGAGgaagttcaaggttgttaaatccagtaaaagggagtatgatgtgaagtgtttggtgcctcaatgtCCTTGGCAGGtacacgcattcagagggaaaatAGGTAGACTACTAgtagtgctcaatagtcagggaacataattgtcacattgaggaaatagagttcgcccaccgaaacctgtcatctgcctttattgctaatgttatgtgtgaggagattatggacaacctaaggtatgagccacgatcaataatccgtgctattgagcaaaggttccaatacacaataaactatgcgaaggcattgagggcgaaacagaaggctattgagatgaggtttggaacatatgaagattcatatcacaatctacctcgtcaattagccacaatatgtggaaggaacccagacagttactatgatatcaagcattacccctccaTTGATGCAGAGTACAGCGGTAAACGAGTATTgtagcgtgctttctttgcattcgctgcaaccatcaaagcatttcggtactgtcgacccatcattttcctggatggaacattccttactgggaagtataaaggacagataCTGTTTGCAATTGGGGttgacggtaacaaccaagtcctgccactagggtttgccttcgtggagagtgagaagggggatagctggtattggttccttgagcggttgaaacatgctattgttcttgaccagCCAGATGTTtgtctgattcatgatagacatgcagggttgttgcaggtTTTGTTGGATATGCAACCTGGGAGTGTTCGACGGGGTGTTGCAGCACAATGGCCCGacctgaagagcaggtggtgcatgcgccatatgggtgcgaacttctacatacagttcaaaaacaaagagttgat is a genomic window of Phragmites australis chromosome 17, lpPhrAust1.1, whole genome shotgun sequence containing:
- the LOC133897414 gene encoding WRKY transcription factor WRKY62-like is translated as MDNGQCSSPTGSAALLLLFGRSPSPPPPAESLEEKLRRVSEENRRLAAAVDALLADRPQLRALTTSPVPSCNGNVETEVAATGVTAEPRPRVRTVCVRAEPSDADANLVKDGYQWRKYGQKVTRDNPYPRAYFRCAYAPSCPVKKKVQRSAEDKSMLVATYEGEHNHSQCAQSEFISDSSTSQRHARSLPCSISINSLGRTITLGLTNQGLGSGAEVVVGEIVTPEFRKVLVDKLVNLLKNDSEFMESLTSAVTARMMEKISD